Part of the Polyangiaceae bacterium genome, GAGCGGGTACTGCAGCGGCAACAGCGGGGCGCTGTGCAAGTACGGCGGCGCGACCTGCGCGTGCGGCGCCGTCGCGGGAACCCCGGACTGGGAGTGCATCACCTGCCCGACCAACAAGCCCGCCAATTACTCGGGCTGCGGCGTGCACCAGATGGTCTGTGTCTACGGCGCGTCGTACTGCAAGTGCAACTGGCCGAATTGGAACTGCACCTGAGCGAGAAGCTCAAGCCCTGAGCTTCTTGTACTTGATGCGGTGGGGCTGGTCGGCGTCTACGCCGAGCCGGCGCTTCCGGTCCTCTTCGTAGGCCTGGTAGTTGCCCTCGAACCACTCCACGTGGCTGTCGCCCTCGAAGGCCAGGATGTGCGTGGCGATGCGGTCGAGAAACCAGCGATCGTGGCTGATGACCACGGCGCAGCCCGGGAACTCGAGCAGCGCTTCCTCGAGCGCGCGCAGCGTGTCCACGTCCAAGTCGTTGGTGGGCTCGTCGAGCAGGAGAAGGTTGCCGCCCTCTCTCAGCAGCTTGGCCAGGTGCACGCGGTTGCGCTCACCGCCGGAGAGGCTGCCGACCAGCTTCTGCTGATCGCTGCCCTTGAAGCCGAACCAGGAGCAGTAAGCGCGGGACGCGACCTCGCGCTTGCCGAGCTCGATCTTGTCCTCGCCCTTGCTGATCTCCTGCCACACGTTGTTGCCCCCGCCCAGCGACTCGCGGCTCTGATCGACGTAAGCGATCTTCACGGTCTCCCCGACCCGGAGCGCGCCATCCTCCGGCTTCTCTTGGCCCACCAGCATGCGGAACAGAGTGGTTTTGCCAGCGCCGTTCGGGCCGATGACCCCGACGATGCCGCTCCGCGGCAGCCGGAAGGTGAGGTCGTCGATCAGGAGCTTGTCGCCGAAGCCCTTCGACAGGTGGTCGGCCTCGATCACCACCTCGCCTAGGCGGGGGCCCGGCGGAATGCTGATCTCGGCGGGATCGGCCGAGCCCTTGGCGCTCTGGTTCATCAGCTCCTCGTAGGCGGCCAGGCGCGCCTTGCTCTTGGCCTGACGCGCGCGGGGTGACGCGCGCACCCAGTCGAGCTCCTGCTTCAGCTTGCGCTGGCGCGCGCTCTCGCCCTTCTCCTCCTGGGCCAAGCGCGCGCTCTTCTGCTCCAGCCAGCCGGAGTAGTTGCCCTTGAACGGGTAGCCGCGCCCGCGATCCATCTCCAGGATCCACTCCGCGACGTCGTCCAGGAAGTAGCGGTCGTGGGTCACGGCGACCACGGTGCCCTTGAACTCCTTCAAGAAGCGCTCGAGCCAGGCCACGCTGGAGGCGTCCAGGTGGTTGGTGGGCTCGTCGAGCAGGAGCATGTCCGGCGCGGAGAGCAGCACGCGGCAGAGCGCGACGCGGCGCTTCTCGCCACCCGAGAGGTTCTTGATCTCAGCGTCTGCCGGCGGCAGCTCCAGCGCTTCCATCGCCACGTCCACGTGCTGGTCGATGTTCCAGGCGTCGCTGGCGTCGATGCGGTCCTGGAGCGCGCCCTGCTTCTCGAGCAGCTTGTTCATCTCGTCGTCGCTCATCGGCTCGCCGAGCTTCATGCTGAGCTCCTCGAACTCCGTGAGCAGCCCGCGGACCTCCTTCACGCCCTCGTCCACGGCCTCGCGCACCGTCTTGGCGTCGCCGAGCTCCGGTTCCTGAGCGAAGTAGCCGACCTTGATCCCGGGGTGCGGCTTGGCCTCGCCGTAGATGTCCTTGTCCACGCCGGCCATGATCCGGAGCAGCGAGCTCTTGCCCGAGCCGTTCGCGCCGATCACGCCGATCTTGGCGCCGGGCAGGAACGCCAAGGTGATGTTCTCGAGGACCTTCTTGTCGGGGGGGTGGACCTTGGTGACCCCCTGCATGGTGAAGATGAAATCCATGGGGGCGCGTGTTTAGCGCGACCCGCGGGCGCCGGGTAGGGGCGCACGCGGGCGGGGCTCCGGCCGACTCACGGCCATGCTGACCTTGCCGCTACCGCCGCCGTGAAGCGTCATGGACTCGCCGGTCGGAGCCTTGACCGAAGAGGGTCTTTGCAATACAAATGTATTACATGAGCACCCGCACGGTTCGATTGGACGAAGAGTCCGAGCGGCTCCTGGAAGCCGTGCGCCGGGCGAAGGGCCTCTCCGTGTCGGACGCTCTGAAACGTGGGCTCTTGGCGCTACGCGAGGCGATGGAGGCGGAGGGACCGTCCGCGACCCCGTACGACGTCTACAAGTCGATCGAGCTCGGGCAGGGTGGCTGGGCTCGAGGTAGCGCGCGCCGGGCCAAGGCGGAGGTCGCTCGCTCGATCCGCGCGAAGGCCCGCCGGTGATCTTGGTCGACACGGGCCCGCTCGTGGCGCTCTTCGAGCCAAAGGACGAGGATCACGCGATCACGGAGCGCACGCTCGCAGAGCTGAAGAGCCCACTGGTCACGACCGTGGCCGTCTTGACGGAGGCCTTCCATCTGCTCGATCCCGCGAGCCGTGGGTCGGACGCCCTGCGGGAGTTCATCGGCGCGCGAGGGCTCGGTATTTGGTTCATGGACTCGGTCCGCCTCGCCCGTGCGTTCGAGCTGATGCAGAAGTACGCCGACCGACCGATGGACCTCGCGGACGCTTCGCTCGTGGCGGCCGCCGAAACGCTGCGGACAACCCAGGTATTCACTTTGGACCGCAACGACTTCAGCACCTATCGGGCCCGGATCGGGCGCACTTGGAAGCGCTTCGACGTGCTCGACCCCGCGGCGCGCTCGTCCTCGCGAGCGCGCTGAGGTGGGCGCGCTACCGTCGTTCAATCGCTCGCGTGTCGGGGCGCGTGTCTAGCGCTACCCGCGGCCACCGGTTGGGGGCGCACGCGGGCGGGCCTTCGGCCGACTAATCCTCGGTGAGCTCGCTGCCGACGCTGCCGCTGCCGCCGCCCTGACCCGTTGCCGGCTCGGGGGCCCGGGCGCGCAGGAATCGGCAGTGGTTGTCCAGCACCAAATCCAGCGCCAGGTGCGCGATCCCGACCTTCATCGCCCCAAAGCTCTTGTCTTCGGGATCCTTGATGGCGCGGGAGAGCTCCAGCGCGCGTTCGCACTCTCCCGCCTCGAGCTTGCTCTTCACTTGGTCGAGCTGGGTGACGATACCCCCGGCTCCGGCGTCGTCAGCCAGCCTTCGGAGCTCGTCGATGCGCTCGAGCACGCAGGCGCGTTGGTTGCAGGTCATGCCGGCGTCGTTGACCACGAGGTGCGCGTTGCCCAATGACGGCCGCGGTGCCTGCGCGCCTACCGTGGGTTCAGGCACGACAGCCGCCTCGCCGCCCGAGCCCAGGAACCCTCCCTTCAGCACGAGCACGAGCGTGATCCCGAAGGCCACGCCGACCACCACCGGCAGCCAGTCGCTGGTCAGGATCCGTATCCACCACGGGTAGTCGGCGCGCGAGGGCGCGTACTCTTCCCGCGCGGGGAGCCAGCGAATGCGTCGCAACGGGAGCTCGTCCGCCAGGTACACCTCGGCCCCGCCAGCCACTCCGAGCACGAGCAGCGTGGAGCGCCCGCAGGCCAGGCACGCGATGGAGATGTCCTCGGTCTCCTGTCCCCCGTACGCCTTGCGCGAAGTGAACGCGATGTGCTTCGCGCCGCACCGGCAAGAGGTGCTGGAAGCAGCTCGGACGTCGTCCCGCCCCATGATCTCGCGGCCGATCCGGAGCGGGCTCGAGCGCGGCCCGTAGCCGTGGGGATTCTGGAAGAAGGCCAGGACCTCGACGCGCTCACCGGCCTTCACGAAGAGCACCTTGGTGTCGAGCGTCGCGAGCTCCTTCGCGATGGCCTCCAGGCGCCCGGGTGGCGGTGCCTCGGTCCGCACCGAAAGCGCGCTGCCTGCGCGCTCGATCTCGGCTTCCGCGCCGAACAGCTCGCGCAGGCGGGCCTCGAGGTCGGCGCGATCCGCTGTCGGGTAAGCCCAGGCGTCCGCCAAGAGCTCCGTGTTCAGCTTGCGTGCGGCTTCGTCGAGCGACTCGGCGTTCAACCCGGGAACGCCGTAAAAAGGGTCACGGATCATCCCGCCCCGAGCTTACTCGCACCGAGCGCCTCGACGTCGACCGCTACTCGCACTCGCTCGCCAACGCGCCGGCCCGCTTCACCACGCTCGGCTCCACGCCCCGCATTCCGGCGATTTCGGTGGCGATGCCCCGAGCCGTGGCGCAGTCGCCCTTGCTCTTGGCGAGCTGGGCGAGACCCAAGCGCGCCTTGGCGCGGGTGGTCGCGTCGCTCGACTTGGCGAGGCCTTCCAGCGCGAGCTTGGCGCGGGCGTCGTCCTTGGCGTCCAGGGCCTCGTCCACCGCGCGCCACGAAGCCGCGGGCGCGGGTGAGGCCGTGGGCTTCTGTGCCGCAGCTTTCGGCAGCGCCAACGGCTCGTCGGCAGCCGCCGGCGGCTCTGCCGGCAGCGCCGCGGGTATGTCGGCACGCGCGCGCCGCGCGCTCTCCTCGACCGCCACGCCGAGCCCGCCGCGGGCCGCCACGCCGAGCTTCGCGCCGCTGGCTTCCCGCGGCCGTTCGCCGAACCAAGGCTTCCCACCGCCGCTCGCCGCGTACGCCAGCGCGCCACCGAACACGACGAGGAACGCCAGCACGAGCGTGTGCCGGCGCGCGGGGCGCGACCGGCCGCGGCGCATCTTGCGCTCGATGCGGCGCGCCGCGAGCTCGACCCGGGCCTCGCTCGGTTCGCCAGCTCGCCACGCTTCGCGTGCGAGCCCGAGGACCCGCTCTTCTCGCGTGCTCATGGTGTTGCCTCCTGAAATAGCGGATCGTCGGCGAGCAGCTCGACCAGCTTCTGCCGCGCGTCGCGCAGGCGAGAGCGCACCGTGCGCTCGTTGGCTCCGACGATCTCCGAGACTTCTCGCATGCTCAGCCCTTCGAGCTCCGCCAGCACGACCACCGCGCGCTTGGCCGGAGGGAGCTCCGCCAGCACCTCGCGCAGCCGGCGCGCGCGCCCGAGCTCGGCGAGGTTGCCTTCCACGTCCGGGTGCTGGGGCTGGTCCGGCTCGCCGTCGGCGTCGAAGCTGAAGCGCCGGCGCCAGCGCTGGTACCAGCGCTCGTGGTCGATCAGCGTGCGGTAGGCGATGCCGTAGGTCCAGGTGGAGAGCGCCGAGCGACCCTCGAAGCGGCTCCAGGACTTGAGCGCGCGCTCGGCGGCGGCCTGCACCAGGTCGTCGAGGTCGGGTCGCGGTCCGGCCAGCCCGCGCATCTGCCGGTACAGGAGCTGGAGCAGGTTGCCCGGGAT contains:
- a CDS encoding RNA polymerase sigma factor, producing MSQPDPTLLPASLELPLLAPPPLDRISDPPAERVSGEIPGNLLQLLYRQMRGLAGPRPDLDDLVQAAAERALKSWSRFEGRSALSTWTYGIAYRTLIDHERWYQRWRRRFSFDADGEPDQPQHPDVEGNLAELGRARRLREVLAELPPAKRAVVVLAELEGLSMREVSEIVGANERTVRSRLRDARQKLVELLADDPLFQEATP
- a CDS encoding PIN domain-containing protein, producing the protein MILVDTGPLVALFEPKDEDHAITERTLAELKSPLVTTVAVLTEAFHLLDPASRGSDALREFIGARGLGIWFMDSVRLARAFELMQKYADRPMDLADASLVAAAETLRTTQVFTLDRNDFSTYRARIGRTWKRFDVLDPAARSSSRAR
- the ettA gene encoding energy-dependent translational throttle protein EttA; this encodes MDFIFTMQGVTKVHPPDKKVLENITLAFLPGAKIGVIGANGSGKSSLLRIMAGVDKDIYGEAKPHPGIKVGYFAQEPELGDAKTVREAVDEGVKEVRGLLTEFEELSMKLGEPMSDDEMNKLLEKQGALQDRIDASDAWNIDQHVDVAMEALELPPADAEIKNLSGGEKRRVALCRVLLSAPDMLLLDEPTNHLDASSVAWLERFLKEFKGTVVAVTHDRYFLDDVAEWILEMDRGRGYPFKGNYSGWLEQKSARLAQEEKGESARQRKLKQELDWVRASPRARQAKSKARLAAYEELMNQSAKGSADPAEISIPPGPRLGEVVIEADHLSKGFGDKLLIDDLTFRLPRSGIVGVIGPNGAGKTTLFRMLVGQEKPEDGALRVGETVKIAYVDQSRESLGGGNNVWQEISKGEDKIELGKREVASRAYCSWFGFKGSDQQKLVGSLSGGERNRVHLAKLLREGGNLLLLDEPTNDLDVDTLRALEEALLEFPGCAVVISHDRWFLDRIATHILAFEGDSHVEWFEGNYQAYEEDRKRRLGVDADQPHRIKYKKLRA